A portion of the Kribbella jejuensis genome contains these proteins:
- a CDS encoding NAD(P)H-binding protein yields the protein MILVTGGTGTVGRALVASLVGRGAAVRVVGRSVAEVPAGVERFAADLGELGSVAPTLKDVDVLFVHPRAVGEQAAGLVALAAEYGVRRVVVMSAINVDDDPALQPSRWNGDRNREVEAAVVAGGLPWVAVRPTSFAANAIGLFGAQVRAGDVVRAPYGDFAEALIDEADVSAVLAEVLVDDRWDGQRLAVTGPESLTQRELVDVIGSVLGLPLQFQEVPAEAAVRGMVANGLPETFARALMERYAKVVTPAATDTVERVLGRPARSFADWVGAHREAFRR from the coding sequence ATGATTCTGGTCACCGGTGGGACAGGAACGGTTGGGCGGGCGTTGGTTGCCTCGCTCGTCGGGCGCGGGGCGGCGGTTCGGGTGGTCGGACGTTCGGTGGCGGAGGTGCCGGCGGGCGTCGAGCGGTTCGCGGCGGACCTCGGCGAGCTCGGCAGCGTGGCACCCACGCTGAAGGACGTCGACGTCCTGTTCGTGCACCCGCGGGCGGTCGGCGAGCAGGCGGCCGGGCTGGTCGCGCTCGCGGCCGAATACGGCGTCCGGCGGGTGGTGGTGATGTCGGCGATCAACGTCGACGACGACCCCGCGCTGCAGCCGTCACGGTGGAACGGCGACCGGAACCGGGAGGTCGAGGCGGCGGTCGTCGCGGGCGGGCTGCCATGGGTCGCCGTACGGCCGACGTCGTTCGCGGCGAACGCGATCGGCCTGTTCGGGGCGCAGGTCCGGGCCGGCGACGTCGTGCGGGCGCCGTACGGCGACTTCGCCGAGGCGTTGATCGACGAGGCCGACGTGTCCGCGGTACTGGCCGAGGTGCTGGTCGACGACAGGTGGGACGGGCAGCGACTTGCGGTCACCGGGCCGGAGTCGTTGACGCAGCGGGAGCTGGTGGACGTCATCGGTTCCGTCCTCGGTCTGCCGTTGCAGTTCCAGGAGGTTCCGGCGGAGGCCGCCGTACGGGGAATGGTCGCCAACGGTCTGCCGGAGACGTTCGCCCGCGCGCTGATGGAGCGGTATGCGAAGGTCGTGACGCCGGCAGCCACGGACACCGTCGAGAGGGTCCTCGGGAGGCCGGCGCGGTCGTTCGCCGACTGGGTCGGCGCACACCGGGAGGCCTTCCGGCGCTGA
- a CDS encoding ABC transporter ATP-binding protein, whose amino-acid sequence MTSVHALPPVIAAHDLTKTYTFHQQRAGLGGALKSLVRRTYETRLAVDRVTFDIGRGEVVGLLGPNGAGKTTTLKMLSGLLYTTSGDLQVLGHTPSARKHEYLRRIALVMGQKTMLWWDVPAMESLLLHKDMYGLSTTEFDRNVSELADLLEVGHLLNVQVRKTSLGERMKLELMAALVHGPEILFLDEPTIGLDVVAKARVRSFLADVNRLRGTTILITSHDMDDIEALCSRVMIIDHGRLQYDGGLDELVRTARPRKLVRATYAAPVDVGQLDGVTDVEVSGTTVELEADRDRAGAVMEQLTRLGPLVDLDVADADIEDIMRDLFQRRSSL is encoded by the coding sequence GTGACGTCTGTTCACGCCCTGCCGCCTGTCATCGCGGCACATGATCTGACCAAGACCTACACCTTCCACCAGCAGCGCGCCGGCCTCGGCGGGGCGTTGAAGAGCTTGGTACGGCGTACGTACGAGACCCGTCTCGCCGTCGACCGGGTGACCTTCGACATCGGCCGCGGCGAGGTCGTCGGGCTGCTCGGCCCGAACGGCGCCGGCAAGACGACCACGTTGAAGATGCTGTCCGGCCTGCTCTACACCACCTCCGGCGACCTGCAGGTCCTCGGCCACACCCCGTCCGCCCGCAAGCACGAGTACCTGCGCCGGATCGCGCTTGTGATGGGCCAGAAGACCATGCTCTGGTGGGACGTCCCGGCGATGGAGAGCCTGCTGCTGCACAAGGACATGTACGGCCTGTCCACCACGGAGTTCGACCGCAACGTCAGCGAACTCGCCGACCTGCTCGAGGTCGGACACCTGCTGAACGTCCAGGTCCGCAAGACCTCGCTCGGTGAACGGATGAAGCTCGAGCTGATGGCGGCGCTCGTACACGGCCCGGAAATCCTGTTCCTGGACGAGCCGACGATCGGGCTGGACGTGGTCGCGAAGGCCCGCGTCCGCTCTTTCCTCGCCGACGTCAACCGGCTCCGCGGTACCACGATCCTGATCACCAGCCACGACATGGACGACATCGAGGCGCTCTGCTCGCGGGTGATGATCATCGACCACGGCCGGCTCCAGTACGACGGCGGCCTCGACGAGCTCGTCCGTACGGCGCGACCGCGCAAGCTCGTCCGCGCGACGTACGCCGCGCCGGTGGACGTCGGTCAGCTCGACGGGGTGACCGACGTCGAGGTGTCCGGTACGACGGTCGAACTCGAAGCGGATCGCGACCGCGCCGGCGCCGTGATGGAGCAGCTGACCCGGCTCGGACCGCTCGTCGACCTGGACGTCGCGGACGCCGACATCGAGGACATCATGCGCGACCTGTTCCAGCGCCGGAGCTCGCTGTGA
- a CDS encoding ABC transporter permease, with amino-acid sequence MKGTVARNLRVVRRMTAAEIAQQSVYRAAWVIFMVSNICMPIISLLIWRTALASGARLPVDKQYVTTYFVLLGFVTMATSSWMAAFLAQDIRLGKLSSWMVRPASLLTKFVANNLSEKFLKLFALVPMIGIVWWIFRDSMRIPAAPGRWVLFAVSILLGAVLVFTIDILIASLAFWMDDVSALVQARVIIASVLSGAVVPLALMPSWSRGFVDHQPFRYTVSFPVEVVAGQLDGGDLVAGLGFQLGYVVVFAVLARLVWAAGIRSYSAVGA; translated from the coding sequence GTGAAGGGCACGGTCGCACGGAACCTCCGCGTCGTACGGCGAATGACGGCGGCCGAGATCGCGCAGCAGTCCGTGTACCGCGCGGCCTGGGTGATCTTCATGGTGTCGAACATCTGCATGCCGATCATCTCGCTGCTGATCTGGCGCACGGCCCTCGCGAGCGGGGCGCGGTTGCCGGTCGACAAGCAGTACGTCACGACGTACTTCGTCCTGCTCGGCTTCGTCACGATGGCGACCTCGTCGTGGATGGCGGCGTTCCTCGCCCAGGACATCCGGCTCGGGAAGCTGTCCAGCTGGATGGTGCGGCCGGCGTCGCTGCTGACGAAGTTCGTCGCGAACAACCTGTCGGAGAAGTTCCTCAAGCTGTTCGCCTTGGTACCGATGATCGGCATCGTCTGGTGGATCTTCCGGGACTCGATGCGGATCCCGGCCGCACCGGGGCGCTGGGTGCTGTTCGCGGTCAGCATCCTGCTCGGAGCGGTGCTGGTGTTCACGATCGACATCCTGATCGCGTCGCTGGCGTTCTGGATGGACGACGTCAGCGCGCTCGTGCAGGCGCGGGTGATCATCGCGAGCGTGCTGTCCGGTGCCGTCGTACCGCTGGCGCTGATGCCGTCGTGGTCGCGCGGATTCGTCGACCACCAGCCGTTCCGGTACACGGTGTCGTTCCCGGTGGAGGTCGTCGCGGGGCAGCTCGACGGTGGAGATCTCGTGGCCGGGTTGGGCTTCCAGCTCGGGTACGTCGTCGTGTTCGCGGTACTGGCCCGGCTCGTGTGGGCGGCGGGCATCCGGTCGTATTCGGCGGTGGGCGCATGA
- a CDS encoding ABC transporter permease, with translation MRYLRLWRRFFLQAVVRETHFRAHFLTTLLVGLVQLGLGIVPTLLLFGFTSEVHGWSRAEVIALVGVFQIVTGLIATFIAPNLNRMTTYLTEGELDGVLLRPVSSQFYLTFRWINVAELTNVASGIVVLVIGLVQAHINFGPWQVVQALVLVCCGLVLLTCVWSGLSFLAFWLQSVNPIGFVFLSLVEAGRYPLVFFPVAVRTFLTFAFPVAFATTFPIRALAGDLGWSTVAIGAGLAVVALLLVRFVWRRGLLTYSSASS, from the coding sequence ATGAGGTACCTGCGGTTGTGGCGGCGGTTCTTCCTGCAGGCCGTCGTACGTGAGACGCACTTCCGGGCGCACTTCCTGACCACGTTGCTCGTCGGGCTGGTGCAGCTCGGGCTGGGGATCGTACCGACGTTGCTGCTGTTCGGGTTCACGTCCGAGGTGCACGGGTGGTCGCGCGCGGAGGTGATCGCGCTGGTCGGCGTCTTCCAGATCGTCACCGGGCTGATCGCGACGTTCATCGCGCCGAACCTGAACCGGATGACGACGTACCTGACCGAGGGCGAGCTGGACGGCGTACTGCTCAGGCCGGTGTCGAGCCAGTTCTACCTGACGTTCCGGTGGATCAACGTCGCGGAGCTGACGAACGTTGCGAGCGGCATCGTCGTCCTCGTGATCGGGCTCGTGCAGGCTCACATCAACTTCGGGCCGTGGCAGGTCGTGCAGGCTTTGGTGCTGGTCTGCTGTGGGCTGGTGCTGCTGACGTGTGTGTGGTCGGGGCTGTCGTTCCTGGCGTTCTGGCTGCAGTCGGTGAACCCGATCGGCTTCGTGTTCCTGAGCCTGGTCGAGGCGGGGCGGTACCCGCTGGTGTTCTTCCCGGTGGCGGTACGGACCTTCCTGACGTTCGCGTTCCCGGTGGCGTTCGCGACGACGTTCCCGATCCGGGCGCTGGCCGGCGATCTCGGCTGGTCGACGGTCGCGATCGGGGCCGGGCTCGCGGTGGTGGCGCTGCTGCTGGTGCGGTTCGTCTGGCGGCGCGGGCTGCTGACGTACTCCAGTGCGTCGAGCTGA
- a CDS encoding DNA polymerase IV, giving the protein MSWWVLHVDMDQFIAAVEIRRRPELRGLPVVVGGSGDPARPRQVVATASYEARAYGVHSGMPVRAAYKKCPDAVFLPSDPAAYDAASAEVMDTLRTFPVVVEVWGWDECFVGAETDDPEKLAAELRAAVLERTGLTCCVGIGDNKTRAKLATNFAKHERSHAEPFEGAAGGAGIYRLTAANWREVMDHRPVRDLWGIGTRMERNLNELGLTTVAELAAADVDALQKRFGPKMGTWYAALGRGLGDTQVTDVPREPVSRSHEETFETDLVERSDIEREIRRIATEVTNEVVADGRTIQRIWLKLRFTTFYTPIKSRKLPEPTQDPEVIATTALTLLDKFDLRHPIRLLGVRVEFLPPD; this is encoded by the coding sequence ATGAGCTGGTGGGTCCTGCACGTGGACATGGATCAGTTCATCGCGGCCGTGGAGATCCGGCGCCGGCCTGAACTTCGTGGACTACCTGTCGTGGTCGGCGGGTCCGGCGATCCGGCCCGTCCCCGGCAGGTGGTCGCGACCGCGTCGTACGAGGCGCGCGCGTACGGCGTACATTCCGGGATGCCGGTGCGGGCGGCGTACAAGAAGTGTCCCGACGCGGTGTTCCTGCCCTCGGACCCGGCGGCGTACGACGCGGCGTCGGCCGAGGTGATGGACACGCTGCGGACGTTCCCGGTGGTGGTCGAGGTGTGGGGCTGGGACGAGTGCTTCGTCGGTGCCGAGACGGACGACCCGGAGAAGCTGGCCGCTGAGCTGCGGGCCGCGGTGCTGGAGCGGACCGGTCTGACCTGCTGCGTCGGGATCGGCGACAACAAGACCCGCGCCAAACTCGCCACGAACTTCGCGAAGCACGAGCGCTCGCACGCGGAGCCCTTCGAGGGCGCGGCGGGCGGGGCCGGCATCTACCGGCTGACCGCCGCGAACTGGCGAGAGGTGATGGACCACCGCCCGGTGCGCGACCTGTGGGGTATCGGTACCCGGATGGAACGCAACCTCAACGAACTCGGCCTGACCACGGTCGCCGAACTGGCCGCCGCCGACGTCGACGCCCTGCAGAAACGCTTCGGCCCGAAGATGGGCACCTGGTACGCCGCCCTCGGCCGCGGCCTCGGCGACACCCAGGTCACCGACGTCCCGCGCGAACCGGTCTCCCGCAGCCACGAGGAAACCTTCGAGACCGACCTGGTCGAACGCTCCGACATCGAACGCGAGATCCGCCGAATCGCCACCGAGGTAACCAACGAGGTGGTAGCCGACGGCCGCACCATCCAGCGAATCTGGCTGAAGCTCCGCTTCACCACCTTCTACACCCCCATCAAAAGCCGCAAACTCCCCGAACCCACCCAGGACCCCGAGGTCATCGCCACCACCGCCCTGACCCTCCTCGACAAATTCGACCTCCGCCACCCCATCCGCCTCCTCGGCGTCCGCGTCGAGTTCCTCCCCCCGGACTAG
- a CDS encoding Fic family protein: MNELSVGWERCDWAGTDGPMSRRERAQSRGSYLASIPPTIAELGFDVPSEVAAEAEDALIEISRFDAELAASLPRADGELAPLAVVLLRTESASSSQIEGVTAGAKALAIATLNASAGQNARLVAANVEAMQKAIDLADDLSTDSILAAHRALMHDQTYARPGQFRDSQVWIGGGPTPHTATFVPPRHDRVPALVADLVEFCKRTDLPVLTHLSLAHAQFETIHPFNDGNGRTGRTLVHAMLRRSGVTRRLTVPVSAGLLTDTDAYFAALGAYRDGDPAPIITQFSRASFAAVGNGRELVTDLTVIYEDWQQNLPSRKGSAARRLLPHLLSQPAVTVAHVQEHLAVSQPAAQRAVDQLVDASILKQISTGKRDRAWIARDVITALDNFASRTGRRS; the protein is encoded by the coding sequence GTGAACGAACTTTCGGTCGGCTGGGAGCGGTGCGATTGGGCCGGGACGGACGGGCCCATGTCCCGGCGCGAGCGGGCGCAGTCGCGCGGTTCGTACCTGGCATCCATCCCTCCGACGATCGCGGAGCTGGGTTTCGACGTTCCGTCCGAGGTCGCGGCCGAGGCCGAGGACGCGCTGATCGAGATCTCCCGGTTCGACGCGGAACTGGCCGCCTCGCTCCCGCGCGCCGACGGCGAGCTCGCGCCGCTGGCCGTCGTACTGCTGCGCACCGAGTCGGCGTCGTCGTCGCAGATCGAAGGTGTGACCGCCGGCGCCAAGGCCTTGGCGATCGCCACTCTGAACGCGTCCGCGGGGCAGAATGCCCGGTTGGTTGCCGCCAACGTCGAGGCCATGCAGAAAGCGATCGACCTCGCCGACGACCTGAGCACCGACTCGATCCTCGCTGCCCATCGGGCCTTGATGCACGACCAGACGTATGCGCGACCCGGGCAGTTCCGCGACAGCCAGGTCTGGATCGGTGGCGGCCCGACACCGCATACCGCGACGTTCGTCCCGCCCCGGCACGACCGGGTTCCGGCGCTGGTGGCCGATCTGGTCGAGTTCTGCAAACGGACCGACCTGCCGGTTCTCACCCACCTGTCGCTCGCGCACGCGCAGTTCGAGACGATCCATCCGTTCAACGACGGGAACGGCCGTACCGGACGGACACTGGTGCACGCGATGCTGCGGCGGTCGGGCGTGACCCGGCGCCTCACGGTGCCGGTCTCGGCGGGGCTGCTCACTGACACGGATGCGTACTTCGCGGCGCTCGGCGCGTACCGGGACGGCGACCCCGCGCCGATCATCACCCAGTTCAGCCGGGCGTCGTTCGCGGCGGTCGGCAACGGCCGCGAACTCGTCACCGACCTCACCGTGATCTACGAGGACTGGCAGCAGAATCTCCCGTCCCGCAAGGGTTCTGCCGCTCGTCGCTTGCTGCCGCACCTGCTCAGCCAGCCGGCCGTCACGGTCGCGCATGTCCAGGAGCACTTGGCCGTATCGCAACCAGCGGCTCAACGAGCAGTCGACCAACTCGTCGACGCATCGATCCTGAAGCAGATCTCCACCGGAAAACGTGACCGTGCGTGGATCGCTCGAGACGTCATCACCGCACTCGACAACTTCGCAAGCCGCACGGGCCGCCGCAGCTGA
- a CDS encoding amidohydrolase family protein yields MSRVDAHHHVWDLSVREQSWMVGPELDPIRRNFAITDLAPLAAAADVTATVLVQTVGVLEETVEFLEIAASNDLVAGVVGWVDLTAPDVADTLASLQARPDGSYLKAIRHQVHDEPDNDWLLRPDVQRGLAAVAEAGLAYDLLTKPPQLPAAIQTARNLPGLTFVVDHISKPVIGQPLDPWATHLRELAAEPNVTCKLSGMVTEANWTTWTPKDLQPYADVVLEAFTPARVMFGSDWPVCLLAATYPQVVETAETLTKTLTPADQQAIFTTTATRTYNL; encoded by the coding sequence ATGAGCAGAGTCGACGCACATCATCACGTCTGGGACCTGAGCGTTCGCGAGCAGTCGTGGATGGTCGGTCCGGAACTGGACCCGATCCGGCGGAACTTCGCGATCACCGACCTCGCACCACTGGCCGCGGCCGCCGACGTCACCGCGACGGTGCTGGTCCAGACAGTCGGCGTGCTCGAGGAGACCGTCGAGTTCCTGGAAATTGCCGCGAGCAACGATCTGGTCGCCGGGGTGGTCGGGTGGGTCGACCTGACCGCGCCCGACGTCGCCGACACGCTGGCGTCACTCCAGGCCCGCCCGGACGGCTCGTACCTGAAGGCGATCCGCCACCAGGTCCACGACGAACCCGACAACGACTGGCTGCTACGCCCCGACGTCCAACGAGGCCTGGCCGCGGTCGCCGAAGCCGGCCTCGCCTACGACCTCCTGACCAAACCACCCCAACTCCCCGCCGCCATCCAGACCGCCCGCAACCTCCCCGGGTTGACCTTCGTCGTCGACCACATCTCCAAACCGGTCATCGGCCAACCCCTGGACCCGTGGGCCACCCACCTCCGAGAGTTGGCCGCCGAACCCAACGTCACCTGCAAACTCTCCGGCATGGTCACCGAAGCCAACTGGACCACCTGGACCCCCAAAGACCTCCAGCCCTACGCCGACGTAGTCCTGGAAGCCTTCACCCCCGCCCGCGTCATGTTCGGCTCCGACTGGCCCGTCTGCCTCCTGGCCGCCACCTACCCCCAGGTAGTCGAAACTGCCGAAACCCTCACCAAAACCCTGACCCCCGCCGACCAACAAGCCATCTTCACCACCACTGCCACCCGCACCTACAACCTCTAG
- a CDS encoding mandelate racemase/muconate lactonizing enzyme family protein gives MSTAIVRAEAYLVDLEVETVRTDAVQAFLKQETVFVRLTTADGLTGLGYSYTIGTGGTAVLALLRDHLLPRLTGADARNVEAVWSDLFWSTHATTVGAITSLALAAVDTALWDLRCLRAGEPLWRLAGGYRQQVPLYDTEGGWLHLTTDELVAGALASQKAGWPGVKLKVGKPRVHEDLERLRAVRDAVGPAMDIMVDANQSMTYPEARRRAAAFEAVDLSWFEEPLPADDVTGHVRLASGTSIPIAVGESLYSVSQFREYAAAGGAGIIQVDVARVGGITPWLKVAHLAETFNLEVCPHFLMELHVSLTAAVPNGRYVEHIPQLRAITSSEMEIVDGHAVAPDVPGLGIDWNQDAIDDRRVG, from the coding sequence GTGAGTACGGCGATCGTCCGGGCCGAGGCGTACCTGGTCGACCTCGAGGTCGAGACCGTCCGGACCGACGCCGTCCAGGCGTTCCTCAAACAGGAAACGGTGTTCGTGCGGCTGACGACGGCGGACGGGCTGACCGGCCTCGGCTACTCGTACACGATCGGCACCGGCGGCACCGCCGTACTCGCGCTGCTCCGCGACCACCTGCTGCCGCGGCTGACCGGAGCAGACGCGCGCAACGTGGAGGCCGTGTGGTCGGACCTGTTCTGGTCCACGCACGCGACGACCGTCGGCGCGATCACCTCGCTGGCGTTGGCGGCGGTTGACACGGCGCTCTGGGATCTGCGGTGCCTGCGGGCGGGCGAGCCGCTGTGGCGGCTGGCCGGCGGGTACCGGCAACAGGTCCCGCTGTACGACACCGAGGGCGGTTGGTTGCACCTGACAACGGATGAACTGGTCGCCGGCGCGCTCGCGTCGCAGAAGGCCGGCTGGCCGGGTGTGAAGCTCAAGGTCGGCAAGCCGCGGGTGCACGAGGATCTCGAGCGGCTGCGCGCGGTCCGGGACGCGGTCGGGCCGGCGATGGACATCATGGTCGACGCGAACCAGTCGATGACGTACCCCGAAGCCCGTCGGCGGGCCGCTGCCTTCGAGGCTGTGGATCTCTCGTGGTTCGAGGAGCCGCTGCCGGCCGACGACGTGACCGGTCACGTGCGGCTGGCCTCGGGGACCTCGATTCCGATCGCGGTCGGTGAGTCCTTGTACTCCGTTTCGCAGTTCCGTGAGTACGCCGCGGCCGGCGGCGCGGGGATCATCCAGGTGGACGTGGCGAGGGTCGGCGGGATCACCCCGTGGCTGAAGGTTGCGCACCTCGCGGAGACGTTCAACCTCGAGGTGTGCCCGCACTTCCTGATGGAGTTGCACGTGAGCCTGACGGCCGCCGTACCGAACGGGCGGTACGTCGAACACATCCCGCAACTGCGCGCGATCACGTCGTCCGAGATGGAGATCGTGGACGGGCACGCGGTCGCGCCCGACGTACCCGGCCTCGGGATCGACTGGAACCAGGACGCCATCGACGACCGCCGGGTCGGATGA
- a CDS encoding GntR family transcriptional regulator: MTDAHVGLAGQLARLPQRQVLSDDVYETVKGLIMDSVVEPGTRLNIDALTRELGISQTPIRESLARLESDGLVIKEPLRGYRVSSRLTLAEFEDLFEYRLHIEPWAAGRAAERAGEDDLARLKAEMLSYTDVPDRPSYESYRAMAAHDQRFHDLVLELSGNETARLSFQRTHCHLHLFRLYYGGGIATKALREHKAVVTAVRKGNPEEAAAAMRSHIESSRARLRPMFDTSDS, translated from the coding sequence GTGACTGATGCGCACGTGGGCCTGGCGGGCCAGCTTGCCCGGCTGCCGCAGCGGCAGGTGTTGAGCGACGACGTCTACGAGACGGTCAAGGGCCTGATCATGGACAGCGTGGTCGAGCCGGGCACCCGGTTGAACATCGATGCACTGACCCGTGAGCTGGGCATCTCGCAGACCCCGATCCGCGAGTCGCTGGCCCGGCTGGAGTCCGACGGCCTGGTGATCAAGGAGCCGCTGCGCGGGTACCGGGTGTCGTCGCGGCTGACGCTCGCCGAGTTCGAGGACCTGTTCGAGTACCGGCTGCACATCGAGCCGTGGGCGGCCGGCCGCGCCGCGGAGCGGGCCGGTGAGGACGACCTGGCCCGGCTCAAGGCCGAGATGCTGAGCTACACCGACGTACCGGACCGTCCGTCGTACGAGAGCTACCGGGCGATGGCCGCGCACGACCAGCGGTTCCACGACCTGGTGCTCGAGCTATCCGGTAACGAGACCGCCCGGCTGTCCTTTCAGCGGACGCACTGCCACCTGCACCTGTTCCGGCTGTACTACGGTGGCGGCATCGCGACGAAGGCGTTGCGTGAGCACAAGGCAGTGGTGACCGCCGTCCGCAAGGGCAACCCGGAGGAGGCGGCCGCGGCGATGCGGTCGCATATCGAGTCCTCGCGCGCTCGGCTGCGGCCCATGTTCGACACCTCGGATTCCTAG
- a CDS encoding fumarylacetoacetate hydrolase family protein, with translation MELLRLGAVGEERPYVRAADGTVHDLTPLTADIDGSFLAADGIARTRAALDAGELPAAEVEGLRIGAPIARPGAVVCIGMNYAAHAAEGGAEPPKQPIVFFKHPNTVVGPDDEVLVPRGSVKTDWEVELAVVIGKEARYVETDEEALACVAGYTIANDVSERTFQIEVSGGQWSKGKCCETFNPLGPALVPADEVDPTNLNLRSWVNGEPRQDSNTRDMIFPVAALIRDLSQYMVLSPGDIVNTGTPEGVALSGRFPYLAPGDTMELEIEGLGRQKQSLGKA, from the coding sequence ATGGAACTGCTCCGCCTGGGCGCAGTCGGCGAGGAGCGCCCGTACGTGCGCGCCGCCGACGGCACCGTTCACGACCTGACCCCGCTGACCGCCGACATCGACGGTTCCTTCCTCGCCGCCGACGGCATCGCCCGCACCCGGGCAGCCCTCGACGCCGGCGAACTACCCGCGGCCGAGGTCGAGGGCCTGCGAATCGGGGCGCCGATCGCCCGCCCCGGCGCGGTGGTCTGCATCGGCATGAACTACGCGGCGCACGCGGCCGAGGGTGGCGCCGAGCCGCCGAAGCAGCCGATCGTCTTCTTCAAGCACCCGAACACGGTCGTCGGCCCGGATGACGAAGTACTCGTGCCGCGCGGCTCGGTGAAGACCGACTGGGAGGTCGAGCTCGCCGTCGTGATCGGGAAGGAAGCGCGGTACGTCGAGACCGACGAGGAGGCGCTCGCCTGCGTCGCGGGGTACACGATCGCGAACGACGTCTCCGAGCGCACCTTCCAGATCGAGGTGTCCGGCGGCCAGTGGTCGAAGGGCAAATGCTGCGAGACGTTCAACCCGCTCGGCCCGGCCCTCGTACCGGCCGACGAGGTCGACCCGACGAACCTGAACCTCCGCTCCTGGGTGAACGGCGAGCCGCGGCAGGACTCGAACACCCGGGACATGATCTTCCCGGTCGCGGCGCTGATCCGCGACCTCTCGCAGTACATGGTGCTCAGCCCCGGCGACATCGTGAACACCGGTACGCCGGAAGGCGTCGCGCTGTCCGGCCGGTTCCCGTACCTCGCGCCGGGCGACACGATGGAACTCGAGATCGAGGGCCTCGGCCGGCAGAAGCAGTCCCTCGGCAAGGCCTGA
- a CDS encoding class I SAM-dependent methyltransferase produces the protein MSYLDDISTSYDNVAVSYAELVVDGADWEVEAFDLLAKLVAGSGRPVLDVGCGPGRTTGLLAARDLPVVGIDLSPGMIEVARRDHPDLDFRVGSMTALDLPDGSASAVVSWWSIIHLPRDVVPQAFAEFHRVLAPGGFLLTGFHVGEQSTHKTSGYGGHPMNIYVHRWTAPALTEIAVEAGLTPYQVSEIPEDRLLFQK, from the coding sequence GTGAGCTACCTGGACGACATCAGCACCTCGTACGACAACGTCGCGGTCTCGTACGCCGAGCTCGTGGTGGACGGCGCCGACTGGGAGGTCGAGGCGTTCGACCTGCTCGCGAAGTTGGTCGCCGGCAGCGGGCGGCCCGTACTCGACGTCGGCTGTGGACCCGGCCGGACGACCGGGCTGCTGGCCGCGCGGGACCTGCCAGTCGTCGGGATCGACCTCTCGCCGGGGATGATCGAGGTCGCCCGCCGCGACCACCCCGACCTCGACTTCCGCGTCGGCTCGATGACCGCGCTCGACCTCCCGGACGGCTCCGCGTCCGCCGTGGTGTCGTGGTGGTCGATCATCCACCTGCCGCGTGACGTCGTACCGCAGGCCTTCGCCGAGTTTCACCGGGTCCTCGCACCCGGCGGGTTCCTGTTGACGGGGTTCCACGTCGGCGAGCAGTCCACCCACAAGACCTCGGGGTACGGCGGCCACCCGATGAACATCTACGTCCACCGCTGGACCGCGCCCGCGTTGACCGAGATCGCGGTCGAGGCCGGACTCACGCCGTACCAGGTGAGCGAAATTCCCGAGGACCGATTGCTCTTCCAGAAGTAG
- a CDS encoding VOC family protein, which produces MTSRVRTVTFDAHDPYELAGFWLQVLKAERPDDDNPGDPYASVPADGITVLFEQNNDEKSVKNRAHLDLVPDTTRDEEVAWLLTLGATIAHDRREPDGKGWVVMQDPEGNEFCVLRSEAERAADS; this is translated from the coding sequence ATGACTTCTCGCGTGCGGACCGTGACGTTCGATGCCCACGACCCCTACGAACTCGCCGGCTTCTGGCTGCAGGTGCTGAAGGCCGAACGCCCCGACGACGACAACCCCGGCGATCCGTACGCGTCGGTCCCGGCCGACGGCATTACCGTCCTGTTCGAGCAGAACAACGACGAGAAGTCGGTGAAGAACCGCGCCCACCTCGACCTGGTCCCGGATACCACCCGCGACGAGGAGGTCGCGTGGCTGCTCACCCTCGGCGCCACCATCGCCCACGACCGCCGCGAACCCGACGGCAAGGGTTGGGTCGTGATGCAGGACCCCGAGGGCAACGAGTTCTGCGTACTCCGCAGCGAGGCTGAGCGCGCCGCGGACTCCTAG